In Cheilinus undulatus linkage group 14, ASM1832078v1, whole genome shotgun sequence, a genomic segment contains:
- the LOC121521484 gene encoding cell cycle control protein 50A-like, whose amino-acid sequence MMASSYNAKDEDGHIAVPGASLRSKKPENTAFKQQRLPAWQPILTAGTVLPAFFIIGLIFIPIGIGLYVTSNNIKEFEVDYTGVEMSSPCFNCSQNYIWNSTSPCTCTIPFYLEQAYEGNVYMYYGLSNFYQNHRRYVKSRDDSQLHGDMESLLRPSKECEPYATHDNKPIAPCGAIANSMFNDTLELFYNDPNGTKVQIPLVNTGIAWFTDKYVKFKNPGGDNANLTAVFQGTTKPVNWRKPVYELDKNASNNGFINEDFIVWMRTAALPTFRKLYRTIKDARMVPTLPRGNYTLEVVYNYPVRSFEGRKRMILSTISWMGGKNPFLGIAYITVGSVCFFLGVVLLVVHHKCGNRSNSADISN is encoded by the exons ATGATGGCGTCTAGCTACAATGCCAAAGACGAGGATGGACACATCGCCGTGCCCGGAGCTTCTCTGCGGAGTAAGAAGCCTGAGAACACGGCGTTCAAGCAGCAGAGACTCCCAGCATGGCAGCCCATCCTCACTGCAGGTACCGTCCTCCCTGCCTTCTTCATCATCGGACTCATCTTCATCCCCATCGGAATCGGCCTCTACGTGACGTCCAACAACATCAAGGAGTTTGAG GTTGATTACACAGGAGTGGAAATGTCCAGTCCCTGCTTCAACTGCTCACAGAACTACATCTGGAACAGCACCAGCCCTTGCACCTGCACCATACCCTTCTACCTGGAGCAGGCGTATGAA GGCAATGTCTACATGTATTATGGCCTTTCTAACTTTTACCAAAATCACCGTCGCTACGTCAAGTCCAGAGACGACAGTCAGCTACATGGAGACATGGAATCCCTCCTG AGACCCAGTAAGGAGTGTGAGCCGTATGCAACTCATGACAACAAACCCATCGCACCGTGTGGAGCTATCGCTAACAGCATGTTCAATG ACACTTTGGAGCTTTTTTACAATGATCCCAATGGCACTAAAGTCCAGATTCCTCTGGTGAATACCGGCATCGCCTGGTTTACCGACAAGTATGTGAAGTTCAAGAACCCTGGAGGAGACAATGCCAACCTCACCGCTGTTTTCCAAG GTACTACAAAGCCAGTGAACTGGCGTAAACCCGTGTATGAGCTGGACAAAAATGCATCCAACAACGGCTTCATCAATGAGGATTTCATCGTGTGGATGAGAACAGCCGCCCTGCCAACTTTCCGCAAACTCTACCGCACCATCAAGGACGCCAGAATGGTTCCAACTCTTCCAAGAGGAAACTACACGCTGGAGGTCGTCTACA ATTATCCTGTTCGCAGCTTTGAGGGCAGGAAGCGGATGATCCTGAGCACCATCTCCTGGATGGGAGGGAAGAACCCGTTCCTTGGTATTGCTTACATCACCGTGGGCTCAGTCTGCTTCTTCCTGGGCGTCGTCCTGCTTGTCGTCCACCACAAATGTGGCAATCGCAGCAACAGCGCCGACATTTCTAACTGA
- the LOC121521805 gene encoding cytochrome c oxidase subunit 7A2, mitochondrial-like, with the protein MNRHIFALHQVARRTLYSTARRQVDNKVPDKQKHFQADNGMPVHLKGGSLDSLLYRTTMALTVLGAGYVVYELVKAAFPQKKD; encoded by the exons ATGAACAGGCACATATTT GCGCTCCACCAGGTGGCGCGGCGGACTCTCTACAGCACCGCCCGCAGACAGGTTGACAACAAAGTCCCGGACAAACAGAAGCATTTTCAG GCGGATAACGGAATGCCGGTTCACTTAAAAGGAGGCAGTTTGGACTCTCTGCTGTACAGAACGACGATGGCCCTCACTGTCCTGG GTGCGGGGTATGTTGTATACGAGCTGGTGAAAGCGGCGTTCCCTCAGAAGAAAGATTAA